TGAATTTGGTTAAGAGTATTGTTGAAGCGCATGGTGGGATGGTAGAGGTGATCTCAACTGTTGGGCAGGGTAGTTCGTTTATAATCACTTTACCTATGGAAAGTATGGTGTCTGATGTTGGGTATGGATCTTCTCTTTCTGAAAATGTTCCTTCAGTGGAGAATTTTGTTTTACAATCAGAGAACTCTCAAAGACATTTTGATGAGAATAACCTGCGTTTGCTTATTGTGGATGATAATGAAGAGATGAGAACTTTTTTAGCTGATAGTTTTTTGGATGAATATCAGATTATTACGGCAAAAGATGGGCTCGATGCCTTATCGGAGTTAGAGAAAGCTAATGTCAGTCTCATTATTAGTGATTTGATGATGCCTCGGATGGATGGACTTGCGTTTTGCAAAGTACTCCATGATGATGTGCATTATAATCATATTCCTATTGTTTTGCTTACTGCTAAAACAGATTTGACTTCTAAAATCGAGGGAATGGATATAGGTGCGGATATTTATGTTGAGAAACCTTTTTCTATTCAGTATTTAAGGGCATGTGTCAGAAATTTACTTGCCTCACGGGTGATGCTGAAAAATAAATTTTCTGAAATGCCTTTTGTGCCATTGAATAGTATTGCTGTGAATAAGGCGGAAAAAAAGTTCTTGGCGCAGATGAATGAAGTGATAGAGAAGAACTTTTCTAATATGGATTTTTCGGTCGATGTATTGGCAAAAGAACTTTGTATTAGTCGTTCGGGGTTGTTTGCTAAAATAAAAACAATGATGGATGTTACGCCCAATGAGTTGATACAGTTGGTTCGTTTGAAGAAAGCGGCGCAGCTACTTGCCGAAAAGGATATGCGTATAAATGAGGTGGCTTATGCTGTAGGCTTTAATAACCCTTCTTATTTTGCCAAATGTTTTCAGAAACAGTTTGGTCAAAAGCCGATGGACTTTGTCCTTAAATGGAAAAAAAAGTAAGCTGAATTGTTTATTTCATTAATAATCAATACTTTTAGGGAACTGTAACCTTTTAAAATATTGAATCTATGGATAGCTTACTCTTCTGGCTTATTCCTGTAGCCGCTATTGCGGCTCTTTGTTTTGCTTTCTATTTTTATAGAGAAATGATGATGGAAAGTGAGGGGACTCCTCAAATGGTGAAAATTGCTGCAGCCGTCCGAAAAGGGGCTATGTCGTATCTGAAACAACAGTATAAAGTTGTGGCATGGGTTTTCTTAGGATTGGTCATCTTATTTTCCATTATGGCATATGGCTTCGGTGTGCAAAACACTTGGGTACCGGTGGCCTTTCTTACCGGTGGTTTCTTCTCTGGTCTTTCTGGATTTTTGGGAATGAAAACGGCTACGTATGCTTCTGCTCGTACGGCTAATGCTGCCCGTACCTCTTTGAATGCGGGGTTGCGCATTGCTTTTAGAAGTGGAGCGGTAATGGGACTCGTTGTAGTTGGTTTGGGATTGTTGGACATCTCTTTTTGGTATTTGTTACTCAATTGGGCAATTCCTGCTGACGTGCTTACGCCTACTCATAAGCTTTGTCTTATTACAACTACTATGCTGACTTTTGGAATGGGAGCTAGTACACAAGCGCTTTTTGCTCGTGTTGGAGGAGGCATCTATACGAAAGCCGCTGATGTTGGTGCTGATCTTGTCGGTAAAGTGGAAGCGGGCATTCCCGAAGATGATCCTCGTAATCCGGCAACAATCGCTGATAATGTGGGTGATAATGTAGGTGATGTGGCAGGCATGGGTGCTGATCTTTATGAATCGTATTGTGGTTCTATTTTGGCTACTGCTGCTTTGGGAGCAGCGGCCTTTATACATACAGCCGATACGGCTATGCAGTTTAAGGCGGTTATTGCGCCGATGCTGATTGCAGCTGTGGGTATCTTATTATCCATCATCGGTATCTTTTCTGTGCGTACGAATGAGAATGCAACTATGAAGAATTTGCTTTCTTCGCTATCTATGGGGACCAATTTGAGTTCAGCACTTATTGTGGTTGCTACCTTCTTTATTCTTTGGTTGCTACAGCTTCAAAATTGGGCTTGGATTTCATGTGCAGTGGTGATTGGACTCGTAGTGGGTGTGGTCATCGGACGCTCCACGGAATATTATACTTCTCAGTCTTATGCCCCTACTCGGAAACTTTCTGAGAGTGGAAAAACGGGGCCTGCAACAGTGATTATTTCGGGAATTGGTCTTGGGATGCTTTCTACAGCTATACCGGTTTTGGCAGTTGTGGTGGGCATCATTGCTTCTTACCTTTTTGCGTCAGGTTTTGATCTTTCCAATGTAGGTATGGGACTCTATGGCATTGGTATTGCTGCTGTGGGAATGCTTTCTACATTAGGGATTACGCTAGCTACGGATGCTTATGGTCCGATAGCAGATAATGCTGGGGGAAATGCGGAAATGTCTGCTTTAGGTGAAGAGGTTCGCAAACGTACGGATGCGCTCGACTCACTTGGCAATACAACGGCAGCAACAGGGAAAGGGTTTGCTATTGGTTCCGCAGCTTTAACGGGACTTGCTTTACTGGCTTCGTATATAGAGGAAATTCGTATCGGATTGACTCGTTTGGGAACTACGGAGTTGGCTCTTCCTCATGGTGGAATCATTAGTACGGCTGAGGCTACTTTTACTGATTTTATGAACTATTATAATGTGACGTTAATGAATCCGAGGGTACTCTCCGGAATGTTTATTGGTTCTATGATGGCATTTCTATTCTGCGGACTGACGATGAATGCCGTGGGGCGTGCTGCAGGCCATATGGTAGATGAGGTTCGTAGGCAGTTCAAAGAGATAAAGGGAATTCTTACTGGTGAGACGGAGCCTGATTATGAACGTTGTGTGGCTATTTCTACTAAAGGGGCACAGCGTGAAATGATCTTGCCTTCATTGTTGGCTATCATAGCACCAATTGCTACCGGATTAATTTTCGGAGTCCCGGGAGTATTGGGTTTATTAGTCGGAGGGTTAAGTAGTGGCTTTGTTCTAGCTATTTTTATGGCTAATGCCGGTGGAGCTTGGGACAATGCGAAAAAGTACGTAGAGGAAGGTAACTTTGGCGGTAAGGGCGGAGAGGTTCATAAGGCGACAGTCGTGGGTGATACGGTTGGTGATCCGTTTAAGGATACGTCCGGTCCGAGTCTGAATATTCTTATTAAGCTGATGAGCATGGTCTCTATTGTGATGGCAGGGCTAACTGTAGCATGGAGCTTGTTTTGAGGTCGTTCTTGTCAAGAGCAGGTTTATGTATTATTAACTCTCCTATATTTTGAAGAGAACAAGCGGACTAATGAGTGATAACATTAGAAGATAATTCTGTTTCATTAGGAGTTATTTTGATAACAAGTAATGAAATGGGAGAAGTGAAACCGTCTTCCGGACAAAGTAAAACTATCTTATTGCGATATGTAACCGTGTTTTTGAAAAACGAAACGATCTTTTGAGCTCTTTTTTGATGGTCTTTAGACAAAAATAGGGGGGAGTAAACAATAAAAAGGGAGAGGCTTGAGCTTCTCCCTTTTTCTGTATTTTAAATTACATGTATTGTATGATTACGCTAACAAAGATGCTACATTTATCAGGCAAAATCAAGTGTTTAGCCTCTAAAGTTCCCCACAGGAGAGAAAATATGTATCTTTGTTCTTTAAATGTTTAGCGAATGTTATTACCTTACTTACATCAGGATTTGATTGAGGCAGGATGCGACGAAGCGGGTCGGGGATGCTTGGCTGGATCGGTATATGCTGCTGCTGTGATTTTGCCGAAAGATTTTAAAAACGAACTGCTCAATGATTCAAAACAATTGAGTGAACATAGACGGTACATGCTACGCGAAGTGATTGAAAAAGAGGCTATAGCATGGGCCATCGGAGTCGTTTCGCCAGCAGAAATTGATGAAATAAATATTTTGAATGCCTCTTTTCTTGCGATGCATCGAGCTGTTGATCAGTTAAGTACGATGCCGGAGCATTTGCTAATAGATGGGAATCGTTTTAAAAGTTATAATACTATTCCGCACACTACGGTGGTGAAGGGTGATGGCAAATATCTTTCTATAGCTGCTGCTTCAGTACTTGCGAAGACTTATAGGGATGACTATATGAATGCTCTACACAAAGAATTCCCTTACTATGATTGGGATCATAATAAGGGATATCCTACCAAGAAGCATCGTCAGGCGATAGCTCAATATGGTTCTTCGCATTATCATAGACTTTCTTTCAATCTACTTGGTGATGGGCAACTTGAGCTGCCTTTTCAAGAGAAAGTACCTTAGAACCATTTGATTTTTCGGAACACTACAAAAGCCAGAGCGGATAGTCCCGCTGATAAGATTACGATAAGAGCGAAAGCATGTGGCGTATGGTCAAGATGGATGTCTACATTCATTCCATAGAAGCTGGCAATAAGAGTTGGTACCATTAAGATAATGGAAAGGCTGGTCATGCGCTTCATGATGGTATTGACATTGTTCGAGATAATGGAAGCAAACGCATCCATTGTTCCGGTGAGAATGTCGCTGTAGATATTTACCGTATTGTACGCTTGTCTCAACTCAGTTATAACATCTTCCATTAACTCTTCATCCAGATATTCCGGTTCTTGAAAAATACTTTTTAATTTTCCAATCATAACTTCATTACCACGGATAGAGGTGTTGAAGTATACCAATGTTTTTTGTAGCTTCATCAGTTGCAGCAGGTCTTCATTACGGATACTGCGTTCTAGCGCTTTCTCTGCGGCAGTTACGTCATTGTTTATCTGCTTTAGGTACTTCAAAAACCATACAGACGAAGAGTAGATGAGGCGGAGAATGAGGTCGAATTTATTTTTTACGTTTAATCCTTTCCGACGGCTGTAATAGATAAAATCGGGCATAACTTCCGTACGGTGATAGCACACGGAGATAATGAGTTCATTATTTGTAATGATGCCTATGGGGATAGTAGTAAAAGGTATTCCATTTTGAGTACTTTGCATGGGTATACGCAGAATGGTCAATAGCCAATTATCTTCTGTCTCTGTACGTGGGCGTTCATCAACGTCTGCAATATCATTTAAAAAAGATTCGGGAACTTTAAGTTCTTGAGTTAGAAATCTCAAATCGTCGGCATCGGGGGATTCTACATTTATCCAGCCATTTGGTTGCCATTCTGACTTTTCTACAAAGCCTGCTTCACAATAAAGATACGTTCTCATTGTAGCCTCCTTTCGTTAGTTACGAGCAGAGGCATGAGAGAAGATGTCTCTGTTCGTTTTAATTAATACTTTTCGTGCACGTTCGCGGGTTTGAATCGTCCATTTTTTTTCTTTTCTATTTATAAAGCGGCGCAAAAATACATAAAATCAAATGAAATAGAACTTTTGAGCCGTTTTTTTATGTTTTATTGCTTTTATGAATGTAATTCTTTTAATTGGATTATTCTCCAAAGCGTGTTTTTAAATAGCTGCTAACTTGATATGCATCGGGTGTTTGCAGGGCTACACTTCCATGCGGGTAATATTTATGATACTTCCTGATCATAACTTGAAGGAAGGGTTGTCTATTATTTGTGCAGATGCCGGCCCGGATAGAATAACTAGAATGCATAGAAGAAAGCTTTTCATGTTCTTTGATTTAAAAGGTTTTTACAAAGTAAATAAAATTATCCGTTGCAGGTCACTCTATATCACTAACTTAACATAGATTAAATCTTTCTTTAATTAACTTTTTTGTAGCTTTGCAGTCTGAAAAGAGAAAGACAATTTAATTTAATATAATCATGAGTAAAAAAGCCCTTTTAATGATTCTTGATGGCTGGGGAATCGGTAATCACGGAAAAGCTGACGTAATATTTAATACTCCCACTCCTTATTGGGATTATTTGGTAAAAACATATCCTAATTCTCAGTTACAAGCGAGTGGCGAAAATGTAGGTTTGCCTGATGGACAGATGGGTAATTCTGAAGTAGGACATCTTAATATTGGTGCCGGACGTGTGGTTTATCAAGACTTGGTGAAGATTAATTTGGCTTGTCGTGATAACTCTATTCTGGAAAATCCTGAAGTTGTTTCTGCTTTTTCTTATGCGAAAAAGAATGCTAAGAGTATTCACTTTATGGGGCTGACTTCTGATGGAGGAGTACACAGTTCACTTGATCATCTATTCAAACTTTGTGATATAGCAAAGGAGTATGACATTGAAAATACCTTTATACATTGCTTTATGGATGGACGTGATACCGATCCGAAAAGTGGTAAAGGCTTTATTGAACAGTTGGACACTTATTGCAAAGCTTCTGCCGGGAAGATAGCATCTATCATTGGTCGTTATTATGCGATGGACCGCGATAAACGTTGGGAACGTGTAAAAGAGGCTTACGACTTGTTAGTGAACGGAGTCGGTAAAAAGGCTGATTGCATGTTGCAGGCTATGCAAGAGTCTTATGATGAAGGGGTAACTGATGAATTTATAAAGCCGATTGTAAATGCGAAGGTGGATGGAACAATTAAAGAAGGAGATGTGGTTATTTTCTTCAATTACCGTAATGACCGAGC
This is a stretch of genomic DNA from uncultured Bacteroides sp.. It encodes these proteins:
- a CDS encoding sodium-translocating pyrophosphatase, whose protein sequence is MDSLLFWLIPVAAIAALCFAFYFYREMMMESEGTPQMVKIAAAVRKGAMSYLKQQYKVVAWVFLGLVILFSIMAYGFGVQNTWVPVAFLTGGFFSGLSGFLGMKTATYASARTANAARTSLNAGLRIAFRSGAVMGLVVVGLGLLDISFWYLLLNWAIPADVLTPTHKLCLITTTMLTFGMGASTQALFARVGGGIYTKAADVGADLVGKVEAGIPEDDPRNPATIADNVGDNVGDVAGMGADLYESYCGSILATAALGAAAFIHTADTAMQFKAVIAPMLIAAVGILLSIIGIFSVRTNENATMKNLLSSLSMGTNLSSALIVVATFFILWLLQLQNWAWISCAVVIGLVVGVVIGRSTEYYTSQSYAPTRKLSESGKTGPATVIISGIGLGMLSTAIPVLAVVVGIIASYLFASGFDLSNVGMGLYGIGIAAVGMLSTLGITLATDAYGPIADNAGGNAEMSALGEEVRKRTDALDSLGNTTAATGKGFAIGSAALTGLALLASYIEEIRIGLTRLGTTELALPHGGIISTAEATFTDFMNYYNVTLMNPRVLSGMFIGSMMAFLFCGLTMNAVGRAAGHMVDEVRRQFKEIKGILTGETEPDYERCVAISTKGAQREMILPSLLAIIAPIATGLIFGVPGVLGLLVGGLSSGFVLAIFMANAGGAWDNAKKYVEEGNFGGKGGEVHKATVVGDTVGDPFKDTSGPSLNILIKLMSMVSIVMAGLTVAWSLF
- a CDS encoding ribonuclease HII, which encodes MLLPYLHQDLIEAGCDEAGRGCLAGSVYAAAVILPKDFKNELLNDSKQLSEHRRYMLREVIEKEAIAWAIGVVSPAEIDEINILNASFLAMHRAVDQLSTMPEHLLIDGNRFKSYNTIPHTTVVKGDGKYLSIAAASVLAKTYRDDYMNALHKEFPYYDWDHNKGYPTKKHRQAIAQYGSSHYHRLSFNLLGDGQLELPFQEKVP
- a CDS encoding magnesium transporter CorA family protein, with product MRTYLYCEAGFVEKSEWQPNGWINVESPDADDLRFLTQELKVPESFLNDIADVDERPRTETEDNWLLTILRIPMQSTQNGIPFTTIPIGIITNNELIISVCYHRTEVMPDFIYYSRRKGLNVKNKFDLILRLIYSSSVWFLKYLKQINNDVTAAEKALERSIRNEDLLQLMKLQKTLVYFNTSIRGNEVMIGKLKSIFQEPEYLDEELMEDVITELRQAYNTVNIYSDILTGTMDAFASIISNNVNTIMKRMTSLSIILMVPTLIASFYGMNVDIHLDHTPHAFALIVILSAGLSALAFVVFRKIKWF
- the gpmI gene encoding 2,3-bisphosphoglycerate-independent phosphoglycerate mutase codes for the protein MSKKALLMILDGWGIGNHGKADVIFNTPTPYWDYLVKTYPNSQLQASGENVGLPDGQMGNSEVGHLNIGAGRVVYQDLVKINLACRDNSILENPEVVSAFSYAKKNAKSIHFMGLTSDGGVHSSLDHLFKLCDIAKEYDIENTFIHCFMDGRDTDPKSGKGFIEQLDTYCKASAGKIASIIGRYYAMDRDKRWERVKEAYDLLVNGVGKKADCMLQAMQESYDEGVTDEFIKPIVNAKVDGTIKEGDVVIFFNYRNDRAKELTVVLTQQDMPEVDMKTVPGLQYYCMTPYDSSFKGVHILFDKENVENTLGEYLSKEKKSQLHIAETEKYAHVTFFFNGGRETPYEGEERILVASPKVATYDLKPEMSAYEVKDKLVAAINENKFDFIVVNYANGDMVGHTGVCEAIEKAVVAVDTCVKETIEAAKAQGYEAIIIADHGNADNAVNEDGSPNTAHSLNPVPCIYVTENKDAKVENGRLADVAPTILQIMGLQSPTEMTGKVLVK